From Arthrobacter sp. FW306-2-2C-D06B, a single genomic window includes:
- a CDS encoding DedA family protein, with protein MDITTAEGWGAAIYVWIIPMVVGDAIFPPIPSEMLVITGGALAAEGRVNLWLVGLMAAVASWLGDMIVFQLFKRRLGHVLDRWAWGRKVHQGIHRAIARAGRSSTYGAIIGARFIPGGRLAASAASGIAEVSSRGFSLCAGLGGLLWATWQTGLGYFTGSTTKLPFWASSLIGVGVGLLIGVVVGVIVTRRRGDRSPVDEPGEPPHL; from the coding sequence ATGGACATCACCACCGCCGAAGGCTGGGGAGCCGCGATCTATGTCTGGATCATCCCCATGGTGGTCGGCGACGCGATCTTCCCGCCCATCCCGTCCGAGATGCTGGTGATTACCGGTGGCGCGCTGGCCGCCGAGGGCCGGGTCAACCTGTGGCTGGTGGGTTTGATGGCCGCCGTCGCCTCTTGGCTGGGCGACATGATCGTTTTCCAACTATTCAAGCGCCGCCTGGGACATGTCCTGGACCGCTGGGCCTGGGGCCGCAAAGTCCATCAGGGCATTCACAGGGCCATCGCCAGGGCCGGGCGCTCCTCCACCTATGGCGCGATCATCGGCGCCCGGTTCATCCCTGGCGGGCGGCTTGCTGCGTCCGCTGCTTCCGGGATCGCCGAGGTTTCCTCCCGTGGCTTCAGCCTCTGCGCTGGCCTGGGCGGGCTGTTGTGGGCCACGTGGCAGACGGGGCTGGGTTACTTTACGGGCTCGACGACGAAGCTTCCGTTCTGGGCGAGCTCACTGATCGGCGTCGGCGTGGGGCTGCTGATCGGCGTCGTGGTGGGCGTCATTGTCACGCGTCGCCGGGGCGACCGCTCGCCGGTGGACGAGCCGGGCGAGCCGCCGCACCTGTAG